In Xenorhabdus poinarii G6, the following are encoded in one genomic region:
- the bamC gene encoding outer membrane protein assembly factor BamC: MATLLQKSKAMKIAGLSLVVFLAACSSDQRYKRQISGDQSYLDSPPLKTLNLPAGIILPLQNGEYDIPATDSTGASGKNLDIRPPLQALALLTGSRVENSANSSKLLLENTPEYSKLWSQINTLLAEKGYKISHKDDSAQTLTTDWITWKRADENVPYQGRYRIAVIRQGYQTELSVSNDGLKQGEKEITNPVEVQRYNVVMLNTLAGDLSQQQEAASLNSAKVSGALSVQSGSDNTGLPQIIVRAPYNVVWNRLPYALDSVGMEVTDRTRSTGAIAVTYKGRSASDWKALGVEAPAIREGNYKLQVGDLDNRSSLQFISDKGKPLTQSENDQMVAALEAVFSQSKDK; encoded by the coding sequence ATGGCAACATTATTGCAAAAATCGAAGGCCATGAAGATTGCTGGTCTGTCATTGGTGGTTTTTTTGGCCGCCTGCTCCAGCGATCAGCGCTATAAACGTCAGATCAGTGGGGATCAATCTTATCTTGATTCACCGCCACTGAAGACATTGAATCTTCCTGCCGGCATCATATTACCGCTGCAAAATGGTGAGTATGATATTCCTGCTACGGATTCAACCGGAGCCTCAGGGAAAAATTTGGATATACGTCCCCCATTGCAAGCCCTTGCGTTATTGACAGGTTCCCGCGTTGAAAATAGTGCTAACAGCAGTAAGTTGTTGCTTGAAAATACACCGGAATACAGCAAGTTATGGTCGCAGATAAACACGTTGTTGGCAGAAAAAGGCTATAAAATCAGCCATAAAGATGATTCAGCACAAACGTTGACAACGGATTGGATTACATGGAAACGGGCAGATGAAAATGTGCCTTACCAGGGACGTTACCGTATTGCCGTGATCCGACAAGGTTATCAAACCGAATTATCTGTTTCGAATGACGGCTTGAAACAGGGTGAAAAAGAAATTACCAATCCGGTAGAAGTGCAGCGTTACAATGTGGTGATGCTCAATACCCTGGCGGGAGACTTAAGCCAACAACAGGAAGCCGCAAGCCTGAACAGTGCTAAAGTGTCAGGTGCATTATCCGTACAAAGCGGCAGTGATAATACCGGATTGCCGCAAATCATTGTGCGTGCCCCCTATAACGTCGTCTGGAACAGATTGCCATACGCGCTGGATAGCGTAGGAATGGAAGTCACTGATCGTACACGTTCTACAGGCGCTATCGCGGTAACCTATAAAGGGCGTAGCGCTTCTGATTGGAAAGCGCTGGGGGTGGAAGCACCTGCTATCCGTGAAGGAAATTATAAGTTACAGGTAGGGGATTTGGATAACCGAAGCAGCTTGCAGTTTATCAGTGATAAAGGTAAGCCGCTGACCCAATCTGAAAATGATCAAATGGTGGCTGCGCTGGAAGCGGTGTTCAGCCAATCCAAAGATAAGTAA
- the purC gene encoding phosphoribosylaminoimidazolesuccinocarboxamide synthase has protein sequence MQKKAELYRGKAKTVYATDNPDLLVLEFRNDTSALDGERIEQFDRKGMVNNKFNHFIMSKLEEAGIPTQMEQLLSDNESLVKKLAMVPVECVIRNRAAGSLVKRLGVEEGMVLNPPLFDLFLKDDAKHDPMVNESYCETFGWVSKAHLSEMKRLSYQANEVLSKLFDDAGLILVDFKLEFGLYKGQVVLGDEFSPDGSRLWDKQTMDKMDKDRFRQSLGGLIEAYEEVARRIGVILD, from the coding sequence ATGCAGAAAAAAGCTGAGTTGTATCGTGGAAAGGCAAAAACAGTGTATGCCACTGATAATCCTGACTTACTGGTGCTGGAATTCCGTAATGATACATCAGCATTGGATGGTGAACGCATTGAACAGTTCGATCGCAAGGGAATGGTGAATAATAAATTCAATCATTTCATTATGAGCAAACTGGAAGAAGCGGGCATCCCGACGCAAATGGAACAACTGCTGTCAGATAATGAATCCCTGGTGAAAAAACTTGCTATGGTGCCTGTTGAGTGCGTTATTCGTAACCGTGCTGCCGGCTCCCTTGTCAAGCGTTTGGGGGTCGAAGAGGGAATGGTGCTGAATCCGCCTCTGTTTGATCTGTTTTTAAAAGATGATGCCAAACACGACCCGATGGTTAATGAATCCTATTGTGAGACATTCGGTTGGGTGAGCAAAGCGCATTTATCTGAAATGAAACGCCTGAGCTATCAGGCCAATGAAGTATTGAGCAAATTGTTTGATGATGCTGGCCTGATTTTGGTGGATTTTAAGTTGGAATTTGGTTTGTATAAGGGCCAAGTCGTATTAGGTGATGAGTTTTCGCCCGATGGCAGCCGTTTATGGGATAAACAGACGATGGATAAAATGGATAAGGATCGTTTTCGCCAAAGTCTCGGTGGCTTGATTGAAGCGTATGAGGAAGTTGCACGCCGCATTGGTGTTATTTTGGACTAA
- a CDS encoding DUF441 domain-containing protein has product MSHIDPTLLILLLLAGLGIISHNMTVTLAMLFLLVVRITPLNQFFPWVEKYGLTIGILILTIGVMAPIASGKISAQAIFSSFLHWKSLLAIAVGILVSWLGSRGVALMSGQPSTVAGLLVGTVLGVAFFRGVPVGPLIAAGILSLMIGKS; this is encoded by the coding sequence ATGAGCCATATTGATCCTACTTTACTGATTTTGCTCTTGCTGGCAGGGCTTGGCATCATCAGCCATAACATGACAGTGACACTGGCCATGTTATTTCTGTTAGTCGTTCGTATTACACCATTAAATCAGTTTTTCCCCTGGGTGGAAAAATACGGTTTGACGATAGGTATCCTGATTTTGACGATCGGAGTCATGGCACCTATCGCCAGCGGAAAAATTTCCGCACAAGCCATTTTCAGCTCTTTCTTACATTGGAAATCCCTGTTGGCTATTGCGGTGGGTATCCTGGTGTCATGGCTAGGCAGCCGTGGCGTTGCCTTGATGTCAGGTCAGCCTTCTACGGTCGCGGGTTTGTTAGTCGGCACGGTGTTAGGCGTGGCATTTTTCAGGGGTGTTCCCGTCGGTCCGCTGATTGCCGCCGGTATTTTGTCACTCATGATTGGTAAGTCATGA
- a CDS encoding tRNA(Met) cytidine acetyltransferase TmcA: MIDYSSWVMLQAQMQQQGQRRLVVLSGEPQWSAWLTNQLTEQFQGDWLTVSAHISGAIDPAKAVSLLGREFLHGIFDATKGFHAEALAILAGTLKAGSWLVMRVPAWSHWAAQPDEDSLRWSESAGVMPTPHFIRHLQQQILAFPDVLLWRQGMPFQMPLLPQRAMWQKPDGTPTAGQQSILDELLQVTGGVWVITAPRGRGKSALAGMLVRHWPGKCWLCAPAKVATAVIRRYSDFPDTAESSSLSQATPFWAVDHLLQYCRTKSDVPADQHEADWLLIDEAAAIPTPQLAELIRHFPRVLLISTVQGYEGTGRGFLLKLCAALPDCHRRELKTPMRWAEHDPLEAWLDSALLFDDKQPIHGTDTRKEKLHFQSIHQSEWLQHATLLRSFYGLLTSAHYRTSPLDLRRLMDGNGMRFLAATSHPSNHHSPLIGALWMVNEGGLSRTLAHEIWAGRRRPRGNLVAQSLAAHSGFPQAAILRSQRVSRIAVQAHYRRRGIAQRLIIQQCQVATKQKFDFVSVSFGYTAELWALWQKCGFRLVRMGTHREASSGCYTAMAILPLSEQGAQLAQVAQQRLSRDARGLEALLGFDLPIEHHYDHWLDTNDWQELAGFAFAHRPLSASYFALQRLLLVSQLALPALGKHLQQQISLEQCVSDLSLSGRKALLKHWRQETASALASIDELLTNHWRDWVISCDFVAANHLHHPIDR, encoded by the coding sequence ATGATTGACTACAGCTCATGGGTCATGTTGCAGGCGCAGATGCAACAACAGGGACAGCGTCGTCTGGTTGTTTTGAGTGGTGAGCCTCAATGGAGCGCCTGGCTCACCAATCAGCTAACCGAGCAGTTTCAGGGGGATTGGCTCACTGTTTCAGCGCATATTTCAGGTGCTATTGATCCAGCAAAAGCCGTGAGTTTGCTTGGCCGTGAGTTTTTGCATGGCATCTTTGATGCAACGAAGGGATTTCATGCCGAAGCATTAGCGATATTGGCCGGTACACTAAAGGCAGGAAGCTGGCTGGTGATGCGTGTACCCGCCTGGTCACACTGGGCAGCACAGCCGGATGAAGACAGTTTACGCTGGAGTGAATCGGCAGGTGTTATGCCAACACCGCATTTTATCCGACATCTTCAACAGCAAATCCTCGCGTTTCCTGACGTATTATTATGGCGTCAGGGGATGCCCTTTCAGATGCCGCTATTGCCCCAAAGGGCAATGTGGCAGAAACCGGATGGCACACCAACAGCGGGTCAGCAATCCATCCTTGACGAATTATTACAGGTCACAGGCGGTGTTTGGGTGATCACAGCGCCACGAGGGCGGGGAAAATCGGCTCTGGCAGGCATGTTGGTGCGACATTGGCCCGGAAAATGCTGGTTATGCGCCCCGGCAAAAGTAGCAACGGCAGTTATCCGCCGTTATTCCGATTTTCCTGATACGGCGGAATCAAGCTCTTTATCACAAGCAACGCCATTTTGGGCGGTCGACCATTTATTGCAATATTGCCGGACGAAAAGTGATGTACCAGCGGATCAACACGAGGCAGATTGGTTATTGATCGACGAAGCCGCCGCGATCCCAACGCCACAACTGGCAGAATTGATCCGCCATTTTCCCCGGGTTTTGTTGATTTCGACGGTTCAAGGTTATGAAGGTACAGGGCGTGGGTTCTTGTTGAAACTGTGTGCGGCACTGCCCGATTGCCATAGGCGTGAATTGAAAACGCCCATGCGTTGGGCTGAGCATGATCCACTGGAGGCGTGGCTGGACAGTGCACTGTTATTTGATGATAAACAGCCGATTCATGGCACCGATACCCGTAAAGAAAAATTGCATTTTCAGTCAATTCATCAGTCTGAATGGTTACAACATGCCACATTATTGCGTTCATTTTACGGATTACTGACCAGCGCACATTACCGAACATCGCCTCTTGATTTGCGTCGATTAATGGATGGTAACGGCATGCGTTTTCTGGCTGCAACCTCCCATCCGTCAAACCATCATTCACCCTTGATCGGCGCGTTGTGGATGGTCAACGAAGGGGGTTTATCCCGAACGTTAGCGCATGAAATATGGGCAGGACGTCGGCGGCCGAGGGGAAATTTGGTGGCTCAATCCTTAGCAGCACACAGCGGTTTTCCACAGGCGGCAATATTGCGATCACAGCGGGTCAGTCGTATTGCTGTCCAGGCGCATTATCGCCGTCGTGGTATCGCACAACGTTTGATCATCCAACAATGCCAGGTGGCTACAAAACAAAAATTCGATTTTGTCTCTGTGAGTTTTGGCTATACCGCTGAGCTGTGGGCGTTATGGCAAAAATGTGGTTTTCGGTTGGTGAGAATGGGAACTCACCGGGAAGCGAGCAGTGGTTGTTATACGGCAATGGCGATCTTGCCGCTGAGTGAACAGGGAGCACAATTGGCTCAGGTAGCGCAGCAGCGATTATCCCGGGATGCTCGTGGATTAGAAGCCTTACTGGGTTTTGATTTGCCCATTGAACATCATTATGATCACTGGCTGGATACCAATGATTGGCAGGAATTGGCGGGGTTTGCGTTTGCCCACCGCCCCTTGTCAGCCTCTTATTTTGCATTACAACGGTTATTATTGGTCAGTCAGTTGGCGTTGCCTGCATTGGGAAAACACCTCCAACAGCAGATAAGTCTCGAACAATGTGTGAGTGACTTATCGTTGAGTGGCCGTAAGGCGCTACTGAAACACTGGCGGCAAGAGACAGCCAGTGCCTTGGCAAGCATCGATGAATTACTGACCAATCACTGGCGAGATTGGGTTATTTCTTGCGATTTTGTTGCGGCCAATCATCTTCATCATCCCATTGATCGTTAA
- a CDS encoding YpfN family protein encodes MHWLIDYWWIVLLVLIGMIVNAVKTLSRVDQKRFLDNKPELPPHRDFNDQWDDEDDWPQQNRKK; translated from the coding sequence ATGCATTGGTTGATAGATTATTGGTGGATTGTGTTATTAGTGCTCATCGGCATGATTGTTAATGCGGTAAAAACACTCAGTCGCGTTGATCAAAAACGTTTTCTGGATAATAAACCAGAATTACCTCCGCATCGGGATTTTAACGATCAATGGGATGATGAAGATGATTGGCCGCAACAAAATCGCAAGAAATAA
- a CDS encoding M15 family metallopeptidase produces the protein MITPESLTGLSTDHLVTLNGNHRLQFNATKAFLAMQKAAANAGFKLQPASSFRDFTRQQTIWNEKFRGQRPVLDHHSQPLDISKMCEGELCEAILHWSALPGASRHHWGTELDIYDPFLLPEGKNLQLEPWEYENGGYFEPLTHWLTENMSHYDFYRPFTRHDAGVAYEPWHISYWPLSHEAENMFNEKILLNSWTDRDIAGIDWLKTNLTYLFEKYISLA, from the coding sequence ATGATAACACCTGAATCCTTAACCGGCCTGTCTACTGATCACTTAGTCACGCTGAATGGCAATCACCGTTTGCAGTTCAATGCCACCAAAGCGTTTCTTGCCATGCAAAAAGCGGCGGCCAACGCCGGTTTTAAGCTACAACCGGCCAGTTCATTCCGTGATTTCACACGCCAGCAAACTATCTGGAATGAGAAATTCCGGGGTCAGCGTCCGGTGTTAGATCATCATAGCCAACCCCTTGATATCTCGAAAATGTGTGAAGGTGAACTTTGTGAAGCGATTCTGCATTGGTCAGCTCTGCCTGGAGCAAGCCGCCATCATTGGGGCACTGAATTGGATATTTATGATCCTTTTCTGCTACCAGAAGGGAAAAACTTGCAGTTAGAGCCGTGGGAATATGAGAACGGCGGGTATTTTGAGCCATTAACGCATTGGTTGACAGAAAACATGTCTCACTATGATTTCTACCGTCCTTTCACACGTCATGACGCCGGTGTCGCTTACGAGCCGTGGCATATCAGCTATTGGCCGTTATCCCATGAAGCTGAAAATATGTTCAACGAAAAAATCCTGCTGAATTCCTGGACAGATCGTGATATTGCGGGTATAGATTGGTTAAAAACCAACCTTACCTATCTCTTTGAAAAATACATCAGCTTAGCCTGA
- the dapE gene encoding succinyl-diaminopimelate desuccinylase — MTCSVIDLAQQLIERPSVSPDDQGCQALLIQRLQDIGFTIERMPFGDTQNFWAYRGTGVTFAFAGHTDVVPAGDISQWQTPPFAPSVRDGMLYGRGAADMKGALAAMVVAAERFVTENPEHKGRLAFLITSDEEAKATNGTVKVVEELMARHERLDYCLVGEPSSQQCLGDMIKNGRRGSLTANLTILGIQGHVAYPQLADNPVHRAMSFLHELVNTQWDNGNAFFPATSMQIANIQAGTGSNNIIPGKLWVQFNFRFSTELTDTEIRRQVEAMLKKHHLQYELDWWLSGQPFLTDKGALVDAVVESIGHYCGYQPALSTSGGTSDGRFIAKMGTQVVELGPSNATIHKIDECVKTSDLQKLSLIYQRIMEQLIK; from the coding sequence ATGACGTGTTCAGTCATTGACCTCGCCCAACAGTTAATCGAGCGTCCTTCTGTCAGCCCAGATGATCAGGGTTGTCAGGCGCTTCTTATCCAGCGTCTGCAAGATATTGGCTTTACAATAGAGCGAATGCCTTTCGGCGATACCCAAAATTTTTGGGCTTATCGCGGTACTGGCGTAACTTTTGCGTTTGCCGGGCATACCGATGTTGTTCCTGCCGGCGATATCTCCCAATGGCAAACGCCCCCTTTTGCGCCGTCTGTCCGTGATGGCATGTTGTATGGTCGTGGCGCCGCCGATATGAAAGGCGCTCTGGCTGCTATGGTTGTTGCGGCTGAGCGCTTTGTCACTGAAAATCCTGAACATAAAGGCCGTCTGGCTTTTCTGATCACCTCCGACGAGGAAGCCAAAGCGACCAATGGCACTGTCAAAGTCGTTGAAGAATTAATGGCTCGCCATGAGCGTTTGGATTATTGTCTGGTGGGCGAGCCGTCCAGCCAGCAGTGCCTTGGCGATATGATCAAAAACGGGCGGCGGGGTTCCCTGACGGCTAACCTGACAATCTTGGGTATCCAAGGGCATGTTGCCTATCCACAGTTAGCAGATAACCCGGTCCATCGAGCCATGTCTTTTCTGCACGAGCTCGTCAATACTCAATGGGACAATGGTAATGCGTTTTTCCCTGCCACCAGCATGCAAATCGCCAACATTCAGGCCGGTACCGGCAGTAATAACATTATTCCGGGGAAATTATGGGTTCAATTTAATTTTCGTTTCAGCACCGAACTGACCGATACTGAGATCCGCCGCCAGGTTGAAGCGATGTTGAAAAAACATCACCTGCAATACGAGCTTGACTGGTGGCTCTCCGGTCAACCTTTCCTGACCGATAAGGGCGCGCTGGTTGATGCAGTGGTTGAATCCATTGGGCACTATTGTGGCTATCAGCCAGCGTTATCCACCAGTGGCGGCACATCAGACGGACGCTTTATTGCCAAAATGGGGACTCAGGTGGTGGAATTAGGGCCAAGTAATGCGACAATCCATAAAATCGATGAATGTGTTAAAACGTCTGACTTACAAAAATTGAGCCTGATTTACCAACGTATCATGGAGCAATTAATCAAATGA
- a CDS encoding ArsC family reductase produces the protein MSETTFHNVSTLYGIKNCDTLKKARRWLDDQAIPYQFHDYRVDGLSPELLQSFIEHVGWESLLNTRGTTWRKLSDEQKAAVNNAETAKTLMLAQPTIIKRPLLVWRTEGENSQGTETYLLGFKAEQYEQFFSHN, from the coding sequence ATGTCAGAGACGACCTTTCACAACGTTTCCACTCTCTACGGTATCAAAAACTGCGATACCCTAAAAAAAGCACGTCGCTGGTTAGACGATCAGGCTATACCTTATCAATTCCATGATTATCGGGTTGATGGTTTATCTCCTGAGTTACTTCAATCCTTTATTGAGCACGTTGGTTGGGAATCCCTCCTGAATACCCGTGGTACAACGTGGCGCAAATTGTCGGATGAGCAAAAAGCCGCCGTTAACAATGCAGAAACCGCTAAGACATTGATGCTGGCACAACCTACCATCATCAAACGCCCTCTCTTGGTCTGGCGTACAGAAGGGGAAAACAGCCAGGGAACAGAAACGTATTTACTCGGTTTCAAGGCGGAACAATATGAACAATTTTTTTCGCATAACTAG
- a CDS encoding response regulator gives MHNHSVMIVDDHPIIRHGLKGLIELERELIVTAETGNGEDAINIACQIKPDIILMDLKIDGLSGIDTIKSLRRKGLNSYILVLSDSDHRSDIYDAVDAGANGYLLKDIELTSLLNNIKKAIEGQAVFSEKIHQYLSTRHLYIDPLSKLTKRELDVLKEIAEGMTNKEIADFLFISEETVKVHARNLLKKLKSRSRLEATIIYLKQRKTDFL, from the coding sequence ATGCATAATCATTCAGTCATGATAGTCGATGATCACCCCATCATTCGCCACGGCTTAAAAGGGTTAATTGAACTGGAACGAGAACTCATTGTGACTGCTGAAACCGGTAATGGTGAAGATGCGATTAATATTGCCTGCCAAATAAAACCCGACATTATTTTGATGGATTTGAAAATCGATGGTCTTTCCGGGATTGATACGATTAAATCGCTCCGCCGAAAAGGGTTGAATTCCTATATCCTGGTTCTGTCCGATTCCGATCACAGAAGTGATATTTACGATGCAGTTGATGCCGGTGCAAATGGTTATTTATTAAAAGATATCGAACTCACATCGCTATTGAACAACATAAAAAAAGCGATAGAGGGTCAGGCCGTGTTCAGTGAAAAAATCCATCAATATTTATCTACCCGCCATCTTTATATTGATCCGTTATCAAAATTAACCAAACGTGAATTAGACGTATTAAAAGAAATTGCCGAAGGAATGACAAATAAAGAAATTGCTGACTTTCTTTTTATTTCAGAAGAAACGGTGAAAGTTCATGCCCGTAACTTATTGAAAAAACTTAAATCCCGCTCTCGTCTTGAAGCAACCATCATCTATCTGAAACAGAGAAAAACAGATTTTCTTTAA
- the maeB gene encoding NADP-dependent oxaloacetate-decarboxylating malate dehydrogenase encodes MDEKLKQSALDFHEFPQPGKITVTPTKPLTTQRDLALAYSPGVAAPCLEIAEDPSAAYKYTARGNLVAVISNGSAVLGLGNIGALAGKPVMEGKGVLFKKFSGVDVFDIEVDESNPDKLIDIIAALEPTFGGINLEDIKAPECFYIEQKLRERMKIPVFHDDQHGTAIICTAAVLNGLRIVNKDISQVRMVVSGAGAASIACMNLLVALGLKRENIVVCDSKGVIYRGREENMEKTKADYAIEDNGSRTLTDVIPDADIFLGCSGPGVLTQDMVKTMAKSPLIMALANPEPEILPPLAKAVRPDAIICTGRSDFPNQVNNVLCFPFIFRGALDVGATTINEEMKLACVHAIADLALAEQSQEVASAYGDQDLFFGPDYIIPKPFDPRLIVKIAPAVAKAAMESGVATRPIADFGVYIEKLNEFVYKTNLFMKPIFSQAKKEKKRIVLAEGEDIRVLHATQELVSLGLAFPILIGRPSVIEMRIKKQGLHIEAGKDFEVVNNENDPRFKAYWQEYYQIMKRRGVSQEQARRAVIGDPTLIGAIMVHRGEADGLICGTVGGYNEHYQVVKDVFGFRQGVQTAGAMNALMLPTGNTFIADTYVNDDPSPEELAEITLMAADTVRRFGIEPKVALLSRSSFGSADCESARKMRKTLELVQQMAPSLEIDGEMHGDAALIETIRRDIMPDSPLKGSANLLIMPNMEAARISYNLLRVTSSDGVTVGPVLMGVAKPVHILTPIASVRRIVNMVALAAVEAQTTPL; translated from the coding sequence ATGGACGAAAAATTAAAACAAAGTGCTCTTGATTTTCATGAATTTCCACAACCGGGGAAAATTACAGTAACACCGACCAAGCCACTGACAACACAACGTGACTTGGCACTAGCATACTCACCGGGGGTTGCCGCGCCCTGCCTGGAAATCGCCGAAGATCCTTCGGCAGCCTATAAATATACGGCACGAGGCAATCTTGTTGCGGTTATCTCCAATGGTAGTGCTGTCTTAGGACTGGGAAATATTGGGGCGTTAGCCGGTAAACCCGTGATGGAAGGTAAGGGCGTTTTATTCAAAAAATTCTCGGGCGTTGATGTTTTTGACATTGAAGTGGATGAATCCAACCCGGATAAATTGATTGATATTATCGCGGCACTGGAACCCACTTTCGGTGGCATCAACCTTGAAGATATCAAGGCGCCGGAATGTTTCTACATTGAGCAGAAACTCCGTGAACGCATGAAAATTCCTGTATTCCACGATGATCAACATGGTACCGCCATTATCTGTACCGCCGCCGTGTTGAATGGATTGCGGATTGTTAACAAAGATATTAGTCAAGTCCGTATGGTGGTATCGGGCGCTGGAGCGGCGTCGATTGCCTGTATGAACCTGCTGGTTGCACTGGGGCTAAAACGTGAAAATATTGTCGTTTGTGACTCAAAAGGGGTGATCTATCGCGGCCGCGAAGAGAATATGGAGAAAACCAAAGCGGATTATGCGATTGAAGATAATGGCAGCCGTACACTGACAGACGTGATCCCTGATGCGGATATTTTCCTCGGTTGTTCCGGTCCGGGCGTTTTGACTCAAGACATGGTGAAAACCATGGCAAAAAGTCCGCTGATCATGGCATTGGCTAACCCTGAGCCGGAAATTTTACCGCCACTGGCAAAAGCCGTGCGCCCTGATGCCATTATTTGTACTGGCCGTTCTGATTTCCCTAATCAGGTGAATAATGTTCTCTGTTTCCCATTCATCTTCCGTGGTGCTTTGGATGTTGGGGCAACCACCATTAACGAAGAAATGAAACTGGCCTGTGTGCATGCCATTGCGGATCTTGCACTGGCAGAACAAAGCCAGGAAGTGGCTTCTGCCTATGGTGATCAGGATCTGTTCTTTGGCCCTGATTACATCATTCCGAAACCCTTTGATCCCCGTTTGATTGTAAAAATTGCCCCGGCTGTTGCCAAAGCGGCCATGGAATCCGGTGTGGCAACTCGGCCAATTGCCGATTTCGGGGTATATATTGAGAAGCTCAATGAGTTTGTCTATAAAACCAACTTATTCATGAAACCGATCTTCTCTCAGGCGAAGAAAGAGAAGAAACGTATTGTCTTGGCAGAAGGGGAAGATATTCGTGTTCTGCATGCCACGCAAGAACTTGTCTCCCTCGGACTGGCATTTCCAATCCTGATTGGGCGTCCCAGTGTGATTGAAATGCGGATTAAAAAACAGGGTCTGCATATTGAAGCGGGTAAAGATTTCGAAGTCGTGAACAACGAAAATGACCCACGTTTTAAAGCGTACTGGCAAGAATATTATCAAATCATGAAGCGCCGTGGCGTTTCTCAGGAACAGGCTCGTCGCGCAGTGATTGGTGATCCAACCTTGATCGGGGCAATCATGGTACATCGTGGTGAAGCAGATGGTCTGATTTGTGGTACGGTGGGTGGCTACAACGAACATTATCAGGTTGTAAAAGATGTTTTTGGTTTCCGCCAGGGCGTACAGACCGCCGGTGCTATGAATGCCTTAATGTTGCCGACGGGAAATACGTTTATTGCCGATACTTATGTGAATGATGATCCAAGCCCGGAAGAGTTGGCCGAAATAACACTGATGGCGGCGGACACGGTACGCCGTTTCGGCATTGAACCTAAGGTAGCCCTATTATCACGCTCAAGTTTTGGCTCTGCGGATTGTGAATCTGCGCGAAAAATGCGTAAGACGTTGGAATTAGTACAACAAATGGCGCCATCACTCGAGATTGACGGTGAAATGCACGGTGATGCTGCTCTGATAGAAACCATTCGTCGTGACATTATGCCGGACAGTCCGCTGAAAGGTTCTGCCAATCTGTTAATTATGCCAAATATGGAAGCGGCGCGTATCAGCTATAACTTATTACGAGTGACCAGCTCTGATGGTGTCACCGTTGGGCCTGTTCTGATGGGAGTCGCTAAGCCTGTCCATATTCTGACGCCAATTGCTTCTGTACGCCGTATTGTGAATATGGTGGCACTGGCGGCCGTTGAAGCGCAGACAACGCCGCTATAA
- a CDS encoding energy transducer TonB, with protein sequence MLTDITYKNIHTHHVTKSFLAAITLHALFVGWLVYKPQDVDIEEFLPPPAVMVELSTQTEAIHQIQKQSIGIEQQHSVASKQQESKIDEVNMPKWDINENALLLVDKQKKKKKEQETPKKTPPVKRVQAKKLESEKSRSSEAPTTSSAMANNVTVRTAASYESSSDAIADAKAVWQAEVTGHLNRYKKYPADAQRRNRTGRPIVKFTVNASGMVLENELIRHSGTQSLDREARMVLERSQPLPKPPDVILTHGKITVELPIDFYLSQ encoded by the coding sequence ATGTTGACGGACATCACGTATAAAAATATTCACACTCATCATGTGACAAAATCCTTTCTCGCTGCGATTACACTGCATGCCTTGTTCGTAGGATGGTTGGTCTACAAACCTCAGGATGTGGATATTGAGGAGTTTCTGCCTCCGCCCGCGGTGATGGTAGAACTGTCAACACAGACGGAAGCCATCCATCAAATTCAGAAGCAATCAATTGGTATTGAACAACAGCACTCTGTTGCCAGTAAGCAACAGGAAAGCAAAATTGACGAAGTTAACATGCCGAAATGGGATATCAATGAAAATGCCTTGCTTTTAGTGGATAAGCAGAAGAAAAAAAAGAAAGAGCAAGAGACACCGAAAAAAACGCCACCCGTTAAACGCGTGCAAGCAAAAAAGCTGGAAAGTGAAAAATCCCGCAGTAGTGAGGCACCAACGACCAGTAGTGCGATGGCGAATAACGTGACGGTCCGTACTGCTGCCTCCTATGAAAGTAGTTCTGATGCTATCGCAGATGCTAAAGCCGTCTGGCAGGCAGAAGTAACCGGGCATTTGAATCGTTATAAAAAGTACCCGGCAGATGCGCAGAGAAGAAACCGAACAGGACGTCCGATCGTGAAATTTACCGTTAACGCATCGGGCATGGTGCTTGAAAATGAGTTAATACGACATTCAGGGACCCAGTCACTCGACAGGGAAGCAAGGATGGTGCTGGAAAGGTCACAGCCATTACCGAAGCCTCCCGACGTTATTTTAACTCATGGCAAGATCACGGTTGAACTGCCGATAGACTTTTATCTATCTCAATAA